A stretch of the Clarias gariepinus isolate MV-2021 ecotype Netherlands chromosome 26, CGAR_prim_01v2, whole genome shotgun sequence genome encodes the following:
- the rbm12ba gene encoding RNA binding motif protein 12Ba, with amino-acid sequence MAVIVRLHGLNIKAGSEDIRKFFHGLPIPEGGVHITGGKMGEAFIIFSSERAGQLAMLYSGKQLRGSTVTLYKSNITEFKNSLELKLRKRKCPPPINEPQTTPPTSTLEMCTTLCLGLVAMVQELQSKIKTDQELSTPVSTPDAPKSRENSVEKSPIPDQMLPVKNQVMVKGHHMEVQEDGEREVDSCKPGYLRIYGLPHTTTKEEVCQFLKGLRVVDVITDSLQGRDRCCLVKMASFKEAEDGLKYSHGPMDLPIEVRLAHERMWENAVERYENSPSSTFPKQEGYLHGNSPAKRPCSSVRSPKRRRSNSPTCNTEYCVMVKNLPKTLTKTEIKGLFSCPDLPNSKVLHLLDKWKERTSTAFIIFTQPEKFTLAMNMNGSVVDSQIIDVSSITMEKMYNLLYKSRCTEPERCASTQTRPVLSCIYARNFPAAVRRAEVKEFFSKYDISEEDIKLLKDKDGNRTGEACIQFGSEEHAREAHSQHRKHFKQEQILLTCITLQQMKDLLHKTHERAF; translated from the coding sequence ATGGCGGTAATAGTGCGCTTGCATGGTCTGAATATTAAAGCAGGATCTGAAGACATACGAAAGTTCTTTCATGGCTTACCCATTCCTGAAGGAGGTGTCCATATCACCGGTGGCAAGATGGGTGAAGCGTTTATTATATTCAGTTCAGAGAGAGCTGGACAATTGGCCATGCTGTATTCTGGAAAGCAGCTCAGAGGCTCGACTGTTACACTTTATAAAAGCAACATCACAGAGTTTAAAAACTCATTGGAGTTAAAGTTGAGAAAAAGGAAATGTCCTCCTCCGATAAATGAACCTCAGACCACACCACCAACATCCACCCTAGAAATGTGCACCACCCTGTGTCTGGGTCTAGTGGCTATGGTACAGGAACTGCAGTCCAAGATCAAAACGGACCAAGAACTGTCAACCCCAGTTAGTACCCCTGATGCACCCAAATCTCGTGAGAATTCAGTTGAAAAGAGTCCAATACCTGATCAAATGCTGCCAGTTAAGAATCAGGTAATGGTTAAAGGACATCACATGGAGGTACAAGaagatggagaaagagaggTCGACTCATGCAAACCTGGTTATCTGCGCATTTACGGTCTTCCACACACGACCACCAAGGAGGAAGTGTGTCAATTTCTCAAAGGACTAAGAGTGGTGGATGTAATAACAGATAGTTTACAAGGACGGGACCGGTGTTGTCTAGTGAAGATGGCTAGTTTCAAAGAAGCTGAGGATGGCCTGAAATACAGCCATGGCCCAATGGACTTACCGATTGAGGTCAGGCTGGCCCATGAAAGAATGTGGGAAAATGCAGTGGAGCGCTATGAAAATTCCCCAAGTAGCACGTTCCCCAAACAGGAAGGATATCTGCATGGAAATTCTCCAGCTAAACGGCCTTGTTCGTCTGTGAGATCACCAAAACGACGCCGTTCCAACTCTCCAACTTGTAATACTGAGTATTGTGTCATGGTAAAGAACCTTCCTAAAACTCTCACCAAGACTGAGATAAAAGGATTGTTCTCATGCCCAGACTTACCAAATAGTAAAGTACTGCATCTACTGGACAAGTGGAAGGAACGTACGTCTACTGCCTTTATAATATTTACACAGCCGGAGAAATTTACCTTAGCCATGAACATGAACGGGAGTGTCGTTGACTCACAAATAATCGACGTTTCATCCATTACTatggaaaaaatgtacaacttatTGTATAAAAGCAGATGTACCGAACCGGAAAGGTGTGCCAGTACACAAACTCGGCCTGTTTTGTCCTGCATCTACGCACGGAATTTCCCTGCTGCCGTGAGGCGAGCAGAAGTGAAAGAATTCTTCAGTAAGTATGACATCAGTGAAGAGGACATTAAATTGCTTAAGGATAAAGACGGCAACAGGACCGGTGAGGCTTGTATTCAGTTCGGATCTGAGGAACACGCAAGAGAGGCTCATAGTCAACACAGAAAACACTTTAAGCAAGAACAAATTCTGCTTACCTGCATTACACTGCAACAAATGAAAGATCTGCTGCACAAAACTCATGAACGTGCATTTTGA